From a region of the Cygnus atratus isolate AKBS03 ecotype Queensland, Australia chromosome 3, CAtr_DNAZoo_HiC_assembly, whole genome shotgun sequence genome:
- the RDH14 gene encoding retinol dehydrogenase 14: MAAAVAAAAVLGGGLLLAAWRWLRPAARPGAGSAASMRGKTVIITGANSGLGRAVAAELLRMRARVIMGCRDRARAERAASEIRAELAEREAAEGGGELVVRQLDLASLSSVRDFCRQVLQEEPRLDVLINNAGIFQCPYMKTEDGFEMQFGVNHLGHFLLTNLLLGLLKNSAPSRIVVVSSKLYKYGEINFEDLNSEISYNKSFCYSRSKLANILFARELARRLEGTGVTVNSLHPGIVRTNLGRHVNIPLLAKPLFNLVSWAFFKTPLEGAQTSIYLASSPEVEGVSGKYFGDCKEEELLPKAMDDLVARKLWDISEVMVGLLK; this comes from the exons ATGGccgcggcggtggcggcggcagCGGTGCTGGGCgggggcctgctgctggcagcctggcGCTGGCTGCggcccgcggcccggcccggcgccgGCTCCGCGGCCTCCATGCGGGGCAAGACGGTGATCATCACCGGGGCCAACAGCGGGCTGGGCCGGGCGGTGGCCGCCGAGCTGCTGCGGATGAGGGCCCGGGTCATCATGGGCTGCCGGGACCGGGCGCGGGCGGAGCGGGCGGCCAGCGAGATCCGAGCCGAGTTAGCCGAGCGGGAGGCGGCCGAGGGCGGCGGGGAGCTGGTGGTCCGGCAGCTCGACCTGGCCTCGCTTAGCTCCGTGCGGGACTTCTGCCGACAGGTCCTCCAG GAAGAGCCAAGGCTGGATGTTTTGATAAATAATGCGGGGATATTCCAGTGTCCGTACATGAAGACAGAGGATGGTTTTGAGATGCAATTCGGCGTAAACCACTTGGGTCACTTCTTACTCACCAACCTTCTTCTGGGCCTCCTCAAAAATTCTGCTCCAAGCAGGATTGTGGTAGTATCCTCAAAGCTTTACAAATATGGAGAGATCAACTTTGAAGACTTGAACAGTGAAATAAGTtacaataaaagcttttgttatAGCCGGAGTAAACTGGCTAATATATTATTTGCAAGGGAGCTAGCACGTCGATTGGAAGGGACGGGAGTCACTGTCAATTCACTTCATCCTGGGATTGTCAGAACAAATTTAGGCAGGCATGTGAATATTCCTTTGCTGGCAAAACCCCTATTCAATTTGGTGTCATGGGCTTTCTTCAAAACACCTCTGGAAGGAGCCCAAACTTCTATTTATTTGGCCTCTTCTCCTGAGGTTGAAGGTGTGTCAGGGAAATATTTTGGGGACTGCAAAGAGGAGGAACTCCTACCCAAAGCCATGGATGACTTGGTTGCAAGAAAGTTATGGGATATCAGTGAAGTGATGGTTGGATTATTGAAATAA